In a single window of the Streptomyces sp. NBC_01298 genome:
- a CDS encoding M23 family metallopeptidase yields MPSWNASQQKWASIITNVARSRGLPPRAAVIGVATAMQESTLENINHGDLDSLGLFQQRPSQGWGTPAQVTDAVYASNKFYAGLEKIEDWQTKPLTKVAQAVQRSGFPDAYAKWEQSAGELVVKSWGNAVLTTTSGCDPAQNAGSKGTGAWALPVEDSRITTPYKAGGGMWSSGSHTGVDFAVGTGTRVQAVGTGTVVKAGWGGAYGNEVVIKMSDGKYTQYGHLSSIAVSQGQAVTARQQIGVSGATGNVTGPHLHFEARTGPAYGSDISPVDYLRGHGLSL; encoded by the coding sequence ATGCCCAGCTGGAACGCCTCCCAGCAGAAGTGGGCAAGCATCATCACCAACGTGGCCCGTAGCCGCGGACTGCCGCCTCGCGCCGCGGTCATCGGCGTCGCCACCGCGATGCAGGAGTCAACCCTCGAGAACATCAATCACGGCGACCTCGACTCCCTCGGACTGTTCCAACAGCGGCCCTCACAGGGATGGGGAACGCCGGCTCAAGTGACCGATGCGGTGTACGCGTCAAACAAGTTCTACGCGGGACTTGAGAAGATCGAGGACTGGCAGACGAAGCCTCTGACCAAGGTCGCGCAAGCCGTTCAGCGCTCCGGGTTCCCCGACGCCTACGCCAAGTGGGAGCAGTCCGCCGGCGAGCTGGTCGTCAAGAGCTGGGGCAACGCTGTACTCACCACCACCTCGGGATGCGACCCGGCCCAGAACGCGGGCAGCAAGGGCACCGGCGCCTGGGCGCTACCCGTCGAAGACTCCCGGATCACCACGCCCTACAAGGCAGGAGGCGGCATGTGGTCATCCGGAAGCCACACCGGAGTCGACTTCGCCGTAGGAACCGGCACACGCGTCCAGGCGGTAGGCACTGGCACCGTCGTGAAGGCTGGCTGGGGTGGCGCCTACGGCAACGAAGTCGTCATCAAGATGTCGGACGGCAAGTACACCCAGTACGGCCACCTGTCCTCCATCGCCGTGAGCCAAGGGCAGGCCGTCACCGCCCGCCAGCAGATAGGCGTATCCGGCGCGACCGGCAACGTGACCGGTCCCCACCTGCACTTCGAAGCGCGCACCGGACCCGCCTACGGATCCGACATCAGCCCGGTCGACTACCTGCGCGGCCACGGACTCTCGCTCTGA
- a CDS encoding SCO6880 family protein has translation MDRLFTFPRPRPRGLLGRRFEMDEQLVLLGGIALAVGLLAALPGIPLKIIGALGAAGGCVWVTMIPHKGRTFLRWFEIRRSYRRLLRDGKLLYRSTAPLAGRRRDGTPEPITQPVGVPDALEWITARTSYGDIAVLLQPTESMFVACIEVEAAKNFGGLDGADKEALIGAYEYLLKETAESGGRIQYVQWLARLLPTDPNAHAHDAAARRDPSAPSWLDDSYNQLLDAVAVYAEDRRLFLVVGIPYTQELAAEALQYRTLHDGYGEVLGKEVDNFIRGLSGAQLRWVRNLDEPGLASLIHHSYAPDHWINDTRGMDRSSCWPAEMDARDPSRMAARSWEGADPWHTSTAWIKQFPVLPVGVNFLAPLLLYVSDVILTVGITMRLVPADKALEDAMADVTNEAGQADNTPGKITDPREERELGASSATMHDLANGAAGIRLTGWVTVTAPDPELLVQHRNTVRAAAVKSQLALEWCDSEQHRAFANTLPLVTGLLKD, from the coding sequence ATGGACCGCCTCTTCACGTTCCCCCGCCCGCGTCCGCGCGGTCTGCTGGGGCGTCGCTTCGAGATGGACGAACAGCTCGTCCTGCTTGGGGGGATCGCGCTGGCGGTCGGGCTTCTGGCAGCTCTGCCCGGGATCCCGCTGAAGATCATCGGGGCCCTCGGCGCGGCCGGTGGCTGCGTGTGGGTCACGATGATCCCTCACAAGGGACGTACGTTCCTGCGCTGGTTCGAGATCCGGCGTTCGTACCGGCGGCTGCTGCGTGACGGCAAGCTCCTGTACCGCTCCACCGCGCCCCTGGCGGGCCGACGCCGGGACGGAACGCCCGAACCCATCACTCAGCCGGTGGGCGTCCCGGACGCCTTGGAGTGGATCACGGCGAGGACGTCCTACGGGGACATCGCCGTGCTGCTGCAGCCCACGGAGTCCATGTTCGTGGCATGCATCGAGGTCGAGGCCGCCAAGAACTTCGGCGGATTGGACGGCGCTGACAAGGAAGCGCTGATCGGGGCGTACGAGTACCTCTTGAAGGAGACGGCTGAGTCGGGCGGCCGCATCCAGTACGTCCAGTGGCTGGCGCGGCTGCTGCCCACCGATCCGAACGCCCACGCTCACGACGCGGCGGCGCGCAGGGATCCCTCCGCCCCGTCCTGGCTGGACGACTCCTACAACCAGCTCCTGGACGCGGTAGCGGTTTACGCAGAAGACCGTCGCCTGTTCCTCGTGGTGGGCATCCCCTACACGCAGGAACTGGCCGCCGAGGCCCTGCAGTACCGCACCCTGCACGACGGGTACGGCGAGGTCCTCGGCAAGGAGGTCGACAACTTCATCCGCGGCCTGTCGGGCGCGCAGTTGCGATGGGTGCGCAACCTCGACGAGCCGGGGCTCGCCTCCCTCATCCATCACAGCTACGCACCCGACCACTGGATCAACGACACCCGCGGCATGGACCGCTCCAGCTGCTGGCCGGCTGAGATGGATGCTCGGGACCCGTCCCGCATGGCAGCCCGCAGCTGGGAGGGCGCCGACCCGTGGCACACCTCCACCGCTTGGATCAAGCAGTTCCCGGTGCTGCCGGTCGGTGTCAACTTCCTCGCACCCCTGCTGCTCTACGTCTCGGACGTGATCCTCACCGTGGGAATCACCATGCGGCTGGTGCCGGCCGACAAGGCCCTCGAGGACGCGATGGCGGACGTCACGAACGAGGCCGGCCAGGCGGACAACACCCCGGGGAAGATCACCGACCCCCGTGAGGAGCGTGAGCTGGGCGCCTCCTCGGCCACCATGCATGACCTCGCCAACGGCGCGGCCGGCATCCGCCTCACGGGGTGGGTGACCGTCACGGCCCCGGATCCTGAGCTGCTGGTCCAGCACCGCAATACGGTGCGCGCCGCAGCAGTGAAGTCCCAGCTGGCACTGGAGTGGTGCGACTCGGAGCAGCACCGGGCCTTCGCGAACACTCTGCCGCTGGTCACCGGACTGCTGAAGGACTGA
- a CDS encoding ATP/GTP-binding protein — protein sequence MLELIRPQAQTRRRALRTTTATASGLYPAVGAPSSDPRGVIIGREIYSGKAYIYDPFVLYDPSARERLPSGHALVLGKSGFGKSSLEKCYVLRQLRFRDRSFCILDAQGEDGVGEWDSIARALGVSPIRLVYGGEDGEGVRLNPLDPRIPAQYQFKILCSMVEIIGGTLNSESEFALSVAHTAAQIRAAAENRVAVLSDIHDALTNPAPAMLGKRQIGSEDMVTWGQPASLAMDQLCSETRDLAGLFNGPTTPGIDLDARLIVFDLTRLPREGEAMPLLMSVIGPWLRYAWIKTGDSIKRTLIVEEAWHILSHRPVARLFEEFVRYGRRLGLSFWAILHHLGDLQVEEAPEAAAILKLTATRVLYHMDKAEADLTADYLQLPDWAREALVDGASRCSPGRAVWQVGNRLHLVEHIRSATEAALTNTNRKMTEAATSTRAPEAPLMTMRKGAA from the coding sequence ATGCTCGAGCTCATCCGACCGCAGGCCCAGACTCGGCGCCGGGCCCTGCGCACCACTACGGCCACCGCGTCCGGCCTGTACCCGGCCGTAGGCGCGCCCTCCTCGGACCCGCGCGGCGTGATCATCGGAAGGGAGATCTACTCCGGCAAGGCCTACATCTACGACCCGTTCGTCCTCTACGACCCCAGCGCGCGCGAGCGCCTCCCCAGTGGTCACGCGCTGGTGCTCGGCAAGTCGGGCTTCGGCAAGTCCAGCCTCGAGAAGTGCTACGTGCTGCGGCAACTGCGCTTCCGAGACCGGTCCTTCTGCATCCTCGATGCCCAGGGCGAGGACGGCGTCGGCGAGTGGGACTCCATCGCGCGCGCCCTGGGGGTCTCGCCCATCCGCCTGGTCTACGGAGGTGAAGACGGAGAAGGCGTCCGCCTCAACCCCCTCGACCCGCGGATCCCGGCCCAGTACCAGTTCAAGATCCTCTGCTCGATGGTGGAGATCATCGGTGGCACCCTCAACTCGGAGAGCGAGTTCGCTCTCTCCGTGGCCCACACAGCAGCCCAGATCCGTGCGGCAGCTGAGAACCGCGTCGCTGTGCTGTCGGACATCCACGACGCCCTGACCAACCCGGCGCCGGCGATGCTCGGGAAGCGCCAGATCGGCTCGGAGGACATGGTCACCTGGGGCCAGCCCGCGAGCCTGGCCATGGACCAGCTGTGCAGTGAGACCCGCGACTTGGCCGGCCTGTTCAACGGCCCCACTACGCCCGGGATCGACCTGGACGCACGCCTGATCGTCTTCGATCTCACCCGCCTCCCCCGCGAAGGCGAGGCCATGCCGCTGCTGATGAGCGTCATCGGGCCCTGGCTGCGCTACGCGTGGATCAAGACCGGCGACAGCATCAAGCGCACGTTGATCGTCGAAGAGGCCTGGCACATCCTCAGCCACCGACCAGTGGCCCGGCTCTTCGAAGAGTTCGTGCGGTACGGACGCCGGCTGGGGCTCTCCTTCTGGGCCATCCTCCACCACCTCGGTGACCTCCAAGTCGAGGAAGCCCCGGAAGCCGCAGCCATCTTGAAACTCACCGCGACCCGCGTGCTCTACCACATGGACAAGGCCGAGGCGGATCTGACGGCCGACTACCTCCAGCTGCCCGACTGGGCCCGCGAAGCACTCGTCGACGGCGCCAGCCGCTGCTCGCCAGGGCGCGCCGTGTGGCAGGTCGGCAACCGCCTGCACCTCGTCGAGCACATCCGCAGCGCCACAGAAGCCGCGCTGACCAACACCAACCGAAAGATGACCGAGGCCGCCACGAGCACCCGGGCGCCTGAGGCACCACTCATGACGATGCGAAAGGGTGCCGCCTGA
- a CDS encoding type IV secretory system conjugative DNA transfer family protein has translation MAKVVTPHSGNRLHVYKDAWWIGLCIAAVALTLWTWIAALLSGILAHFSPALVSWNETAAAIPHLLTAPHRPQDAFPPEAGVGGPFTFYPMFLGAAFVTCWGTRAGWRRWRSMRDEGTDGLATGAQLEEAMGEAKALSRLGALRPSLSTPRPSLQKGSSTRSLKPWRGSSKPQVTDVPVSEVAVFCGTAIPTGVKLYIPFEETVLIVAPPREGKTSQLIMPWILDFPGSVLATSSKTDVLYATAKSREAYGPVMVLDPTGLSNWPLQLQWSLLDGCEDFSVARKRAETLTGTAKSDEGTKNGGYFVMNAQMLMTCWLHAAALEGLSGMDILRWATAPTERQPVDILAAHGQENLARALAAQHAAAPEERSASWRTAEQSILALYDAKVAAIFGKSARDEQNFSITKWLTEGGTVFLIGEEEEGSSLAPVLAAFSRAILDTAKVIAARMPNGRLDPPLGVLGDELANVAPLPQIPSLMSVSGSQNIFMVAVLQNLAQAHERWGELGVRKMFAAATIKVILGGVSDEQELKTYSALAGEFEEDTESVSDSGDSSSVSISTRRRAVLEPGDIRQIREREGLVVHRRTPVTRVRFERIHEGPRAKEIAEATKDALRKVNAHAR, from the coding sequence ATGGCCAAGGTCGTCACCCCACACTCGGGCAACCGGCTCCACGTCTACAAGGACGCCTGGTGGATCGGGCTGTGCATAGCCGCCGTCGCACTCACCCTGTGGACGTGGATCGCCGCGCTCCTCTCCGGGATCCTCGCTCACTTCTCCCCGGCTCTGGTCTCCTGGAACGAAACGGCCGCCGCGATCCCGCACCTGCTCACGGCACCACACCGGCCGCAGGACGCGTTTCCTCCGGAAGCCGGAGTCGGTGGGCCGTTCACCTTCTATCCGATGTTCCTCGGCGCGGCCTTCGTGACCTGCTGGGGCACACGGGCCGGCTGGCGCCGCTGGCGCAGCATGCGTGACGAGGGAACGGACGGCCTGGCCACCGGCGCACAGCTTGAAGAGGCGATGGGGGAGGCGAAGGCCCTCTCACGGCTCGGCGCGCTCCGCCCCAGCCTCAGCACGCCCCGCCCATCGCTGCAGAAAGGTTCCTCCACGCGCAGCCTGAAGCCCTGGCGGGGCAGCAGCAAGCCTCAGGTCACCGACGTGCCGGTGAGCGAGGTCGCCGTGTTCTGCGGGACCGCGATCCCGACAGGCGTGAAGCTCTACATCCCCTTCGAGGAGACCGTCCTGATCGTGGCCCCTCCCCGCGAGGGCAAGACCTCCCAGCTGATCATGCCGTGGATCCTCGACTTCCCGGGATCAGTTCTGGCGACATCGTCCAAGACGGACGTCCTCTACGCGACGGCAAAGTCCCGGGAGGCGTACGGACCGGTGATGGTCCTGGACCCCACGGGCCTGTCGAACTGGCCACTTCAGCTGCAATGGAGTCTCCTCGACGGCTGCGAGGACTTCAGCGTGGCGCGCAAGCGCGCCGAGACCCTTACCGGCACCGCGAAGTCCGACGAGGGGACGAAGAACGGCGGCTACTTCGTGATGAACGCGCAGATGCTGATGACCTGTTGGCTGCACGCGGCCGCCCTCGAAGGCCTCAGCGGCATGGACATCCTCCGGTGGGCCACCGCCCCCACCGAGCGGCAGCCGGTCGACATCCTGGCCGCCCACGGCCAGGAGAACCTCGCCCGCGCCCTGGCGGCGCAGCACGCGGCCGCACCGGAGGAACGCTCGGCCAGCTGGCGGACCGCGGAGCAGAGCATCCTGGCTCTGTACGACGCCAAGGTCGCCGCCATCTTCGGCAAGTCGGCCCGCGACGAGCAGAATTTCTCCATCACGAAGTGGCTCACCGAGGGCGGCACCGTCTTCCTCATCGGCGAAGAGGAGGAAGGCAGCTCCCTGGCACCGGTCCTGGCAGCGTTCTCCAGGGCCATCCTTGACACCGCCAAGGTGATCGCCGCGCGGATGCCGAACGGCCGGCTCGATCCCCCTCTCGGCGTACTGGGCGACGAGCTCGCCAACGTGGCACCCCTCCCGCAGATCCCGTCCCTGATGTCCGTCTCGGGGTCACAGAACATCTTCATGGTCGCCGTGCTCCAGAACCTCGCCCAGGCACACGAGCGCTGGGGCGAACTGGGCGTCCGGAAGATGTTCGCCGCAGCCACCATCAAGGTGATCTTGGGTGGCGTCTCTGACGAGCAGGAACTCAAGACCTACAGCGCCCTGGCCGGAGAGTTCGAGGAAGACACCGAGTCGGTATCCGACAGCGGCGACAGCAGCTCGGTCAGCATCTCCACGCGGCGCCGGGCCGTCCTGGAGCCGGGCGACATCCGGCAGATCAGGGAACGAGAGGGCCTGGTCGTGCATCGGCGTACGCCGGTGACGCGAGTGCGCTTCGAGCGCATCCACGAGGGCCCCCGGGCCAAGGAGATCGCCGAAGCGACGAAGGATGCGCTGCGAAAGGTGAACGCTCATGCGCGCTGA
- a CDS encoding MmyB family transcriptional regulator: MVIATLGAVVADYRVRMALAPARVAEMAGITEAQYRALELGTAWPGGAAVQAVIDALKIPHTRRLHFQPADSSLDRYLSQILHGYDIPALIVDSEWRTVEANCYAQRLLPGSATPGWSLPRWILHSNEARERLANWQQVAQCVADLVREELGAGLDNPELRDLDRAASRYCSGPDSGSDPHDADSAGHLLTWRTDTGPFPATACLISVPTGRPDLRQVTLIPRGTQPGHPLLDAKRSQPWDGPLLIDLLNCGVCGLLLTGGGTPATYHCATGCLPAFPADALESRVAQEVVPRVFGPDECRQLAVAQESLTADGFDMTLNVPVTAKHALDQWSRSMTDTQRRGILTSAVRSVTMYGSSDCGDWRRSALRYAWRDFI; this comes from the coding sequence ATGGTGATCGCTACGCTCGGCGCGGTTGTCGCGGACTACCGGGTACGCATGGCGCTCGCACCCGCCCGCGTCGCCGAGATGGCAGGCATCACCGAGGCGCAGTACCGCGCGCTTGAGCTTGGGACTGCATGGCCGGGCGGCGCCGCTGTGCAGGCTGTCATCGATGCCCTGAAAATTCCGCACACCAGGCGTTTGCACTTCCAGCCGGCCGACTCATCCCTCGACCGGTACCTCAGCCAGATCCTGCACGGCTACGACATACCCGCGCTCATAGTGGACAGTGAGTGGCGCACAGTCGAGGCCAACTGCTACGCGCAGCGCCTGCTTCCTGGTTCGGCCACCCCCGGCTGGAGCCTGCCGCGATGGATCCTGCACAGCAACGAAGCCCGCGAGCGCCTTGCCAACTGGCAGCAGGTGGCCCAATGCGTCGCAGACCTTGTACGCGAAGAGCTGGGCGCCGGCCTGGACAACCCTGAACTCCGCGACCTCGACCGAGCAGCTAGCCGCTACTGTTCCGGCCCCGACTCTGGATCTGACCCGCACGATGCAGACTCGGCGGGCCATCTCCTGACGTGGCGCACTGACACCGGGCCCTTTCCGGCCACGGCCTGCCTCATCAGTGTGCCCACCGGGCGACCGGACCTCAGGCAGGTCACTCTGATACCGCGGGGTACGCAGCCAGGCCACCCCTTGCTGGACGCCAAGCGCAGCCAGCCCTGGGACGGGCCTCTGCTCATAGACCTGCTCAACTGCGGAGTCTGCGGCCTCCTCCTCACGGGGGGTGGCACCCCCGCGACCTACCACTGCGCGACTGGATGCCTGCCCGCGTTTCCGGCGGACGCCCTGGAGTCCCGAGTTGCGCAGGAAGTAGTTCCCCGCGTGTTCGGGCCTGACGAGTGCCGCCAGCTGGCCGTCGCGCAGGAGTCCCTGACCGCCGATGGCTTCGACATGACCCTCAACGTGCCAGTCACGGCAAAGCACGCTCTTGACCAGTGGAGTCGGTCGATGACCGACACCCAGCGCCGAGGCATCCTCACCTCGGCCGTCCGCTCCGTCACCATGTACGGCTCCAGTGACTGTGGAGACTGGCGAAGGTCCGCACTGCGCTACGCCTGGCGCGACTTCATCTAG
- a CDS encoding helix-turn-helix domain-containing protein produces MQGRREFLGLSQETVAARLEMSTRAYGNWERAVVKEWTDQKLYQLAEALEMTPFQTERLFWLAVDRAPQPELRSPAHQPQQDAATAAFLGDYSVMINALALPAFLIDHRWNIRMANRAFHELFRGVHPHPTAMPTDNFLRFGLFHPDASQILEGHVAWKLSMLAQLAASLERYDDDAVLQAMRREVYLDPALREMYLQDMPAWTYGPGADLLHHGGTVRLLRHPDPGLGLKGCRFVEETPRPLQAQGLTRITLVLTDASDGAAAEDQRLQTFRAA; encoded by the coding sequence GTGCAGGGGCGGCGTGAGTTCCTGGGACTGAGTCAGGAAACCGTGGCTGCCCGCCTGGAGATGAGCACGAGGGCGTACGGGAACTGGGAGCGTGCCGTCGTCAAGGAGTGGACTGATCAGAAGCTGTACCAGCTGGCCGAGGCCCTGGAGATGACTCCCTTCCAGACCGAGCGACTCTTCTGGCTTGCCGTGGACCGCGCACCGCAGCCGGAGCTGCGCAGCCCGGCCCACCAGCCGCAGCAGGACGCCGCGACCGCCGCGTTCCTGGGGGACTACAGCGTGATGATCAACGCGCTGGCCCTGCCGGCATTCCTGATCGACCACCGGTGGAACATCCGAATGGCGAACAGAGCTTTCCATGAACTCTTCCGCGGCGTGCACCCGCACCCGACCGCCATGCCCACGGACAACTTCCTGCGCTTCGGGCTCTTCCACCCGGACGCGTCCCAGATCCTTGAGGGACACGTCGCCTGGAAGCTGTCGATGCTGGCTCAGCTCGCGGCCAGTCTCGAGCGCTACGACGACGACGCCGTGCTCCAGGCGATGAGGCGCGAGGTCTACCTGGACCCTGCCCTCCGCGAGATGTACTTGCAGGACATGCCGGCGTGGACCTACGGGCCCGGGGCCGACCTGCTTCATCACGGAGGCACCGTCCGACTGCTGCGCCACCCCGATCCGGGCCTCGGGCTGAAAGGCTGCCGGTTCGTGGAGGAGACGCCGCGGCCCCTTCAGGCCCAGGGCCTTACGCGGATCACCCTGGTTCTCACCGACGCCAGCGACGGCGCGGCCGCTGAGGATCAGCGTCTCCAGACTTTCCGTGCGGCGTAG
- a CDS encoding cytochrome P450 family protein, translated as MDLQGDLIKNPHAAYQQLRDTAPAQRIAGPTGEPAWLVTRYDDVRAALADPRLSLDKTNAAEGSYRGLSLPPALDANLLNMDPPDHTRIRKLVSRAFTPRRVEALRGPIRRTADTLLDALGTDGRADLIAAYAAPLPITVICDLLGIPEEHRRDFRAWTNELIAPDPSRPQAAKQAIGAMIAFFAELIAHKRQHPGDDLLSDLIAVRDTDGDRLSEDELTSLAFLILGAGYENTVQLIGNAVHALLSHPEHLASLRADPSKLPAAVEELARYEGPALLAIRRFPTQDVTIADVTIPAGETVLLSLAAANRDPQRFSHPEQLDFDRDASGHLALGHGIHYCLGAPLARVETEIALAALLERFATLTLAEPDPRWRPSQRARGLLGLPVEYKATPPA; from the coding sequence ATGGATCTTCAGGGCGACCTCATAAAGAACCCACACGCCGCGTACCAGCAGCTGCGCGACACTGCGCCCGCACAGCGAATCGCTGGACCCACCGGAGAGCCGGCATGGCTTGTCACCCGGTACGACGACGTCCGCGCAGCCCTCGCGGATCCACGGCTCTCCCTCGACAAGACCAACGCCGCCGAAGGCTCATACCGCGGCCTGTCCCTGCCGCCGGCCCTCGACGCCAACCTCCTGAACATGGACCCACCCGACCACACCCGCATCCGCAAGCTCGTCAGCCGCGCCTTCACCCCCCGCCGTGTCGAAGCGCTCCGCGGCCCGATCCGCCGGACCGCTGACACGCTGCTGGACGCCCTCGGAACGGACGGCCGGGCCGACCTCATCGCGGCGTACGCAGCCCCGCTGCCGATCACCGTCATCTGCGACCTCCTCGGAATCCCAGAGGAGCACCGCAGGGATTTCCGTGCCTGGACGAACGAGCTGATCGCACCGGACCCCAGCCGCCCCCAGGCCGCCAAGCAAGCGATCGGCGCCATGATCGCGTTCTTCGCCGAGCTCATCGCCCACAAGCGGCAGCACCCTGGCGACGACCTGCTCTCCGACCTGATCGCGGTCCGCGACACCGACGGCGACCGGCTCAGCGAGGACGAACTGACGTCGCTCGCCTTCCTCATCCTCGGCGCAGGCTACGAGAACACCGTCCAGCTCATCGGCAATGCGGTGCACGCCCTCCTGAGCCATCCCGAGCATCTGGCAAGCCTCCGTGCGGACCCGTCGAAGCTCCCCGCGGCAGTCGAGGAACTGGCACGCTACGAGGGACCAGCGCTTCTCGCGATCCGTCGCTTCCCCACCCAGGACGTGACCATCGCAGACGTCACCATCCCCGCAGGAGAAACCGTCCTGCTGTCGCTGGCCGCAGCCAACCGCGATCCCCAGCGCTTCTCCCACCCCGAGCAGCTCGACTTCGACCGCGACGCCTCCGGCCACCTGGCCCTGGGCCATGGCATCCACTACTGCCTCGGCGCGCCCCTGGCTCGCGTCGAGACCGAGATCGCGCTGGCCGCACTCCTTGAGCGGTTCGCCACCCTGACTCTGGCCGAGCCCGACCCCCGGTGGCGGCCGTCCCAGCGGGCCCGTGGCCTTCTCGGCCTCCCGGTGGAGTACAAGGCGACGCCGCCAGCGTGA
- a CDS encoding ATP-dependent DNA ligase, which produces MTLPFALPVPLAACRPVDRVPTSGEMAAEPKLDGWRCQVLAGSGRIWSRHATELTSRFDDVAQASRSLPPCVLDGELVAVLDDGTISFGSLQSRSPRGRRRGEDFSVHLAVFDVLAVDEADLRRLRYSERRRHLLELLDTAPASIRPVPVSHDVSVAQGWVGALGGVEGIVMKPDRPYAAGLASGWLKWRQTHSTEAVVLGVSGRSAGTQCLVLGRPDRRGQMRAVGVSLPVAPGVRRELAAVLQAVGEEEAELPGVVGGLPGGDPVRYRPVVPEVVVEIETDQVALEFGRYRHRPRVRRVRGDLRPEDLAIPQ; this is translated from the coding sequence ATGACGCTGCCCTTTGCCCTGCCGGTGCCGCTTGCGGCCTGTCGGCCTGTCGATCGCGTGCCCACCTCCGGGGAAATGGCCGCAGAGCCGAAGCTCGATGGATGGCGGTGTCAGGTCCTGGCGGGGTCCGGCCGGATCTGGAGTCGGCACGCCACGGAGCTCACGTCCAGGTTCGACGATGTCGCGCAGGCCTCCCGGTCTCTGCCGCCCTGCGTTCTCGATGGTGAGCTGGTCGCCGTTCTCGACGACGGCACGATCTCGTTCGGTTCTCTGCAGTCGCGCTCGCCCCGGGGGCGCCGCCGCGGGGAAGACTTCAGCGTCCACCTCGCGGTGTTCGACGTCCTGGCGGTTGACGAGGCGGATCTGCGGCGCCTGCGCTACTCAGAGCGGCGGCGCCACCTCCTGGAGCTGCTCGACACTGCTCCGGCGTCCATCCGGCCGGTTCCGGTGTCCCACGATGTGAGTGTGGCGCAGGGCTGGGTGGGGGCGCTCGGTGGGGTGGAGGGAATCGTCATGAAACCGGACCGGCCCTACGCCGCCGGTCTCGCGTCAGGGTGGCTGAAGTGGCGTCAGACCCATTCAACGGAGGCTGTCGTACTGGGTGTGAGCGGACGAAGCGCCGGCACCCAGTGCTTGGTGCTGGGACGGCCGGATCGCCGCGGGCAGATGCGGGCGGTAGGTGTCAGTCTTCCTGTCGCTCCTGGTGTCCGGCGCGAGCTTGCTGCTGTCCTGCAAGCTGTCGGGGAGGAGGAGGCCGAGCTGCCTGGTGTGGTGGGTGGTCTGCCCGGGGGGGATCCGGTGCGCTATCGACCCGTGGTGCCTGAGGTCGTGGTGGAGATCGAAACAGACCAGGTTGCGCTGGAGTTCGGCCGATACCGGCATCGTCCTCGCGTTCGTCGTGTGCGGGGGGATCTACGGCCTGAGGACCTCGCCATCCCCCAGTGA